One genomic segment of Spirochaeta cellobiosiphila DSM 17781 includes these proteins:
- a CDS encoding DUF4037 domain-containing protein → MRSEAQSLAKDIAQTLIGWDSVYVVTLAGLNELDPFDPYFYLALDVYYQGFLPVKDERRRMFPQSGAFESSVGKEKDRFVVDDLPVRIEYKEINTINQLLDEAEIPPYELKSDSTYVLFRLCNAQIIEEKRDWLERARSRVALLNDEFWWHRKRYHITRMENALNDFSAAVLKGDRLFTQLSLSKFLTHGMGSLFAINRQFEPAPRQLDSLGSQLAILPEGYEGRLEALLRKEGDLDPERKREVAELFAKSIISLG, encoded by the coding sequence ATGAGAAGTGAAGCTCAGAGCTTGGCTAAGGATATAGCTCAAACTCTGATCGGTTGGGATTCTGTATATGTTGTCACCCTAGCCGGACTTAATGAGTTGGATCCCTTTGATCCCTATTTTTATTTGGCCTTGGATGTTTATTACCAAGGTTTTTTACCTGTTAAGGATGAACGTCGTCGGATGTTTCCCCAATCAGGAGCTTTTGAATCCTCTGTTGGCAAGGAAAAAGACAGGTTTGTAGTTGACGATTTGCCAGTGCGGATAGAATATAAAGAGATCAATACCATTAATCAGCTGCTGGATGAAGCAGAGATTCCTCCCTATGAACTAAAATCTGATAGTACCTACGTGCTATTTCGGCTTTGTAATGCCCAGATTATTGAAGAAAAGAGAGACTGGTTAGAACGGGCTCGATCCCGTGTGGCTCTCTTGAATGATGAATTCTGGTGGCACAGAAAACGTTATCATATAACAAGAATGGAGAATGCCCTTAATGATTTTAGTGCCGCTGTCCTAAAAGGGGATAGATTGTTTACTCAATTATCATTAAGTAAGTTCCTTACCCATGGAATGGGTAGCCTGTTTGCTATCAATCGTCAATTTGAGCCGGCTCCCCGTCAATTGGATTCCTTAGGTAGTCAATTAGCTATTTTACCTGAGGGGTATGAAGGTCGTCTTGAAGCTCTGTTGAGGAAGGAAGGGGATCTCGATCCAGAAAGAAAGAGAGAGGTAGCCGAATTATTCGCCAAAAGCATTATCTCCTTGGGTTAA
- a CDS encoding YkvA family protein yields MASAHPINDLSKLEEEFKKSQRKAKKIYRKPEEVHKVLKDSESKAYDVRDKIESVWEYILLFIDLVKNWVTQKYDKIPGKSIISIIAGLLYFVSPIDLIPDMIPVIGYLDDIFVIGLVVKAVKHDLEAYKHWLEEQKLVQ; encoded by the coding sequence ATGGCTTCTGCCCATCCTATTAATGACCTGAGTAAACTTGAAGAAGAGTTTAAAAAATCTCAAAGAAAAGCCAAGAAAATATATCGCAAACCAGAAGAAGTTCATAAGGTACTCAAAGATTCAGAGAGCAAAGCCTATGATGTCAGAGACAAAATAGAATCTGTCTGGGAGTATATCCTTCTCTTTATTGATCTTGTAAAGAATTGGGTAACTCAGAAATACGATAAGATTCCTGGTAAAAGTATTATCTCAATCATTGCTGGACTATTATATTTTGTATCTCCTATTGATTTAATACCTGATATGATACCTGTCATTGGTTATTTAGATGATATATTTGTCATAGGCTTAGTAGTAAAAGCAGTCAAACATGATCTGGAAGCCTATAAACATTGGTTGGAAGAGCAAAAACTGGTTCAATAG
- a CDS encoding PAS domain-containing sensor histidine kinase has product MVLSEILLYVFTASTFILVIILIKLILFNRNKIQIKAIKDLINQIQEGHIKWSHISHNNNDLDYRLAYLVRKIDKNYHKVKEGASSLNKELQHQHTMVDILEELPKENGVKVFLQRMVDFFCSQEGRLILIHKGKIWDIDYYTKDNRGIPLLLGMESKDWPEVLNIDPIDVEDNDLLCFNTSHRSIIGNRILDTSLVYCLRYANDVLGFAEIARTAPFKAEEVQMFRDLLKHSTPLFKIVLNYQVERQDRKKALVEKDRISNRYRDVVENSIDGIFSLSKDGELLSINQSGAQFFGASSVEDAFKLDFKTLHPDVKSGYFYKVISTQGYINDFEFMVEVGGKKKFGLESCIAIHDGGGNVASFQCIVKDVTIRIQEARDLMQMNFQLEETNRKFKETQAQMVSQEKLASIGHLAAGVAHEINNPLGFLKSNYETMEKYQNYIKEFFHNWQNTVEQDDLKWGKVNDYLNDTDEILKESEEGFNRILSIVKNLRDFSRIDQVSELGPIDINQCIESTLVICKNEYKYVANVEKDLQKIPPVWGSANQMNQVFLNMIVNAAHAIKDTGKKGLGRISIKTYQEQDSIKVEIQDSGCGIPKKNLQNIFDPFFTTKDIGVGTGLGLNISYDIIVNKHQGRIKVESEEGQGAKFIITLPSTKH; this is encoded by the coding sequence ATGGTTCTATCAGAGATCCTTCTCTATGTTTTTACAGCTTCCACTTTTATTCTTGTTATTATTCTGATTAAGCTCATATTGTTTAATAGAAATAAAATTCAAATCAAAGCCATAAAGGATCTTATCAATCAGATTCAGGAAGGGCATATCAAATGGTCTCATATTTCTCATAATAATAATGATTTAGATTATCGATTAGCCTATCTGGTTAGAAAAATAGATAAGAACTATCACAAAGTTAAGGAAGGAGCCTCTTCACTCAATAAAGAGTTACAACATCAACATACCATGGTTGATATTCTGGAAGAATTACCCAAGGAGAATGGGGTAAAGGTATTCCTTCAAAGAATGGTTGATTTTTTTTGTTCTCAAGAAGGGCGTTTGATTCTCATTCATAAAGGTAAGATATGGGATATCGACTATTACACCAAAGATAACAGAGGAATCCCCTTATTATTAGGAATGGAATCCAAGGATTGGCCAGAAGTATTGAATATCGATCCTATTGATGTGGAAGATAATGATCTGCTTTGCTTTAATACTTCCCATCGTAGCATTATCGGGAACCGTATCTTAGATACCTCCCTTGTGTATTGTTTACGATATGCTAATGACGTCTTGGGTTTTGCTGAGATCGCCAGGACGGCTCCCTTTAAAGCAGAGGAAGTTCAAATGTTTCGAGACCTCCTTAAACATTCTACTCCTCTTTTTAAAATTGTCCTGAACTATCAGGTAGAACGCCAGGATAGGAAAAAAGCTCTTGTTGAAAAGGATAGGATCTCTAACCGCTATAGGGATGTTGTTGAGAATAGTATAGATGGCATATTTTCTTTATCAAAGGATGGTGAGTTATTAAGTATAAATCAGTCTGGAGCTCAGTTTTTTGGGGCCAGTTCTGTAGAGGATGCTTTTAAGCTGGATTTTAAAACCCTGCATCCTGATGTTAAGTCGGGATATTTCTATAAAGTTATTAGTACGCAAGGTTATATCAATGATTTTGAATTCATGGTGGAAGTAGGAGGTAAAAAAAAGTTTGGTCTTGAATCTTGTATTGCGATTCATGACGGTGGGGGGAATGTGGCAAGCTTTCAATGCATTGTGAAAGATGTCACCATTCGTATTCAGGAAGCCAGGGACTTGATGCAGATGAATTTTCAATTAGAAGAAACCAACAGAAAATTTAAAGAAACCCAGGCACAGATGGTATCCCAGGAAAAGTTAGCTTCTATTGGACACTTAGCGGCAGGTGTTGCTCATGAAATTAATAACCCCCTTGGTTTTCTGAAAAGTAACTATGAAACTATGGAGAAGTATCAGAACTATATAAAGGAGTTCTTTCATAATTGGCAGAATACTGTGGAGCAAGATGATCTTAAATGGGGCAAGGTTAATGATTATCTGAATGATACTGATGAAATTCTTAAAGAGTCAGAGGAAGGTTTTAATAGGATTTTGTCAATTGTCAAAAACCTGAGAGACTTTTCCCGTATTGATCAGGTGTCAGAATTAGGACCCATTGATATTAATCAATGTATTGAATCCACCTTGGTGATTTGCAAGAATGAATACAAATATGTGGCTAATGTCGAGAAGGATCTGCAAAAAATCCCACCTGTATGGGGATCTGCTAATCAAATGAATCAAGTGTTTTTGAATATGATTGTGAATGCAGCTCATGCCATCAAGGATACAGGGAAGAAAGGTCTGGGAAGGATATCCATTAAGACCTACCAGGAACAGGATTCTATCAAAGTGGAAATCCAGGATTCTGGATGTGGAATACCAAAAAAGAATTTACAAAATATCTTTGATCCTTTTTTTACCACAAAGGACATAGGAGTAGGAACGGGGCTCGGTCTGAATATCTCCTATGATATTATCGTTAATAAACATCAGGGGCGTATTAAAGTAGAATCAGAAGAAGGGCAGGGTGCCAAATTTATTATAACCCTACCATCTACTAAACACTAG
- a CDS encoding response regulator has protein sequence MDKFVIVDDEKNIILALKRQLADWAEEQQLEIISFTDPQEALDYMSGLESVALLVTDFRMPGMTGAELIAQIRGFFFDMGCVLLSGYSDLDSIQNAIQSGINSYIHKPWENDELIDGLNNALLRYKMNKETNKINQDLMDELEWSKKSHKILTRYLPFKEHLHLVKKQVYFSEFLGSSQFYYQRIFENGHYLVWALGNQNLYGSKGLYLTCLMKMHLDRLIDQKKKYTTNYLMHQVNDVVVEADLNLPELSLGLSIFLYNTEEKVLSFTLADAEPFFVHRGSALETIHLKEPGVGFKNQIQYRSMKIGLKSQDSLYIYTRGFRKKNSHSELIEVSQVKKGLLKSIAHKEALSQWNNHIGKLREDKTYWDDYLLLKVDIL, from the coding sequence ATGGATAAGTTTGTCATTGTTGATGATGAAAAGAACATTATACTGGCTCTTAAACGTCAACTCGCCGATTGGGCAGAAGAACAACAGTTAGAAATCATATCCTTCACGGATCCTCAGGAAGCTCTTGATTATATGAGTGGGTTAGAAAGTGTGGCTCTTCTTGTGACTGATTTTAGAATGCCTGGTATGACTGGTGCTGAACTGATAGCTCAGATTAGGGGCTTTTTCTTTGATATGGGTTGTGTCCTATTGTCAGGATATTCAGATTTGGATTCCATACAGAATGCTATTCAATCGGGTATCAATTCTTATATTCATAAGCCTTGGGAAAACGATGAACTTATTGATGGACTGAATAATGCCCTTCTTCGTTACAAAATGAATAAAGAGACAAACAAAATCAATCAGGACTTGATGGATGAATTAGAATGGTCCAAAAAATCTCATAAGATACTGACCCGTTATTTACCCTTCAAAGAGCATTTACATTTAGTCAAAAAACAAGTCTATTTTAGTGAGTTTTTAGGGAGTAGCCAATTCTACTATCAAAGGATTTTTGAAAATGGGCACTATCTTGTATGGGCATTGGGGAACCAGAATTTATATGGATCAAAAGGTTTATATCTTACTTGCTTGATGAAAATGCACCTGGACCGTTTGATTGATCAGAAAAAAAAATACACTACGAATTATCTAATGCATCAGGTTAATGATGTTGTTGTCGAGGCAGATCTTAATCTCCCTGAATTAAGCCTGGGTTTATCTATTTTTCTCTATAATACAGAAGAGAAAGTGCTCTCCTTTACTTTGGCTGATGCAGAACCTTTTTTTGTCCATCGAGGTTCGGCTCTGGAAACCATTCACCTAAAAGAACCAGGCGTAGGGTTCAAAAATCAAATACAATACCGATCTATGAAGATTGGTCTTAAGTCTCAAGATAGTCTTTATATATACACAAGAGGATTTCGCAAGAAAAACAGTCATAGTGAATTAATAGAAGTAAGCCAGGTCAAAAAGGGATTACTTAAATCTATAGCCCATAAGGAAGCCTTATCTCAATGGAATAATCATATAGGGAAGCTAAGAGAGGATAAGACCTATTGGGATGATTACCTCCTTTTGAAGGTTGATATCCTTTAA
- a CDS encoding HD domain-containing phosphohydrolase, translated as MHEILLVDDEANILNSLKRVFIDYRDLLIFTASSAREAMAIIASKDRHIDLVISDERMPEVAGSRFLEAVKIKFPHIVRIMLTGYADKDAVMRAVNSGEVYRFLEKPWDNETIIMTVRNGLEYGRLVNENRSLNAKVITQNKQLQSMNHKLEMLVEDRTDKLKKALVSLQARQIETTSNLKQIVLLLTSITELFQANLGTHHRRVASLCSKMAHKMDLKEEEVQDLVLAAMLHDIGAIGHESQQDKENPKSDPEIGANLLEQVFELEKIAHTIRYHKECWDGSGIPNHLSGSSIPLFSRIIKLASDWDDLWVNQEQDGRKCLQIMDQKKRFYDPALYKVFYAMMEEEVKGQVKQLVEKIELPQLKAGMTIMSNIRLKSGVLFLPSETFMTEDLIEKVMKLADQIKGTTITVKKV; from the coding sequence TTGCACGAAATACTTTTAGTGGATGATGAAGCCAACATTCTGAATTCCCTCAAGAGAGTCTTTATTGATTATAGGGATCTACTCATCTTTACCGCTTCTTCTGCCAGAGAGGCTATGGCCATAATAGCCTCCAAAGATCGCCATATCGATCTTGTTATTTCCGATGAGCGAATGCCGGAAGTGGCAGGAAGTCGCTTTCTGGAAGCTGTCAAAATCAAGTTCCCCCACATAGTACGGATTATGTTAACTGGTTATGCTGACAAAGATGCCGTAATGCGTGCGGTGAATTCCGGTGAAGTATACCGATTTTTAGAAAAGCCTTGGGATAATGAGACTATCATAATGACGGTGCGTAACGGCCTGGAGTATGGACGTTTAGTCAATGAGAACCGATCCCTTAATGCCAAGGTTATAACTCAGAATAAACAACTTCAATCTATGAATCATAAGTTGGAAATGTTAGTGGAAGACAGGACTGATAAGTTAAAAAAAGCCCTTGTATCCTTACAAGCCAGGCAAATAGAAACGACTTCCAACCTTAAACAAATCGTTCTGTTATTAACCAGTATTACTGAATTGTTTCAAGCAAATTTAGGTACCCATCACAGGAGGGTTGCCTCTCTATGTTCCAAGATGGCTCACAAAATGGATTTGAAGGAAGAGGAAGTTCAAGATTTGGTATTAGCCGCCATGTTACATGACATTGGAGCCATCGGCCATGAAAGTCAGCAAGATAAGGAAAATCCCAAAAGTGATCCTGAAATAGGAGCCAACCTATTAGAGCAAGTCTTTGAATTAGAAAAAATAGCTCATACCATTCGTTATCATAAAGAATGTTGGGATGGCTCGGGTATCCCTAATCATTTGAGTGGATCTTCTATCCCTCTCTTCTCTCGGATTATTAAATTAGCTTCTGACTGGGATGATTTATGGGTGAATCAAGAGCAGGATGGACGTAAATGTCTACAAATCATGGATCAAAAAAAACGCTTCTATGATCCTGCTCTTTACAAGGTTTTCTATGCAATGATGGAAGAAGAGGTGAAGGGACAGGTAAAACAGCTTGTGGAAAAGATAGAGCTTCCTCAATTGAAAGCTGGGATGACTATTATGTCAAATATACGCCTAAAGAGTGGTGTCCTATTTCTCCCTTCAGAAACCTTTATGACAGAGGACTTGATTGAGAAAGTTATGAAATTGGCTGATCAGATAAAAGGTACAACAATCACAGTTAAAAAGGTGTAA
- a CDS encoding M16 family metallopeptidase, translated as MLKKIWPLILAVILFAGCAGSNELSKADTKSALPFDSRVATDTLDNGLTYFVRENKKPDNRIALRLVVNAGSLMEEEDQQGLAHLIEHMAFNGTEHFAKQELVDYFEMVGMDFGPEINAYTSFDETVYMLRIPADDPEILDKALLVLHDWATSISFDPEEVDKERGVVTEEWRLGRGAQGRIQDQQFPVLFDGSRYADRLPIGHMDVVANAPVQRLKDFYHKWYRPELMSIIVVGDVDQDTVIKKIKEQFDYPSQGGPERPSYPVPDNKDININITTDPETSYNQVEVYYKQDPKDFFTRGDYRETIKQALQFRMLNKRLAEILQEENPPFLDVSTGSQRFVRNKDLGYLIAIAPSGGIDTSLRALLEESERVKRYGFTQAELDREKNNLLSSMRQYYLEKENIPSSSLADELKRHYLFGEPIPGIEVEYQLYKDFLPGISLKEMNQFVSNWLDDVGPVVLISAPEGEMIPTESDVEGIFNQVKSEDLKPYALMADDRELMENIPTPGAILDEQKYPATGITRWTLSNGAQVIVKPTDFMDNQVLFYAVSPGGSSLVKDRDYLSSQFAMAIASQSGLNGFNSIELQNLLAGKSVKVNSWIHDYYEGVSGQYSPEDGTTFFQLVNLSFTKQMYTKQAFNSLMNRYSSFLENKENDPQTIFSDRLRVLTSGGHFRYRPLTSSLLSEVKLEQAQKIGEERFANAADFTFFFVGNIDMKELKEEVSTYIASLPATTKRESFVDQNVNFPKGITEETIHKGLEPQSRVHLTFSGDFTPGKWQKDLFEAARHVLALRLHEKIREDMSGTYGVRVSGAATDVPNDHFSLNIDFGCEPGREEELTAAVFDEIKKLASGVVQEKNIVKVKEGLIRDQEKGLKENSYWLSQMIDLELDGKDFDVIMEESKIIDQITPANISRMIKTYINPDHYVKLILTPEDK; from the coding sequence GTGTTAAAGAAAATATGGCCCTTAATATTGGCCGTCATACTATTCGCTGGCTGTGCGGGCTCAAATGAATTGTCAAAGGCCGATACCAAATCTGCCTTGCCTTTCGACTCTCGTGTCGCGACGGATACTTTAGATAATGGATTAACCTATTTTGTTAGAGAAAATAAAAAACCAGACAACAGAATTGCCTTAAGACTTGTAGTGAACGCTGGTTCCTTAATGGAAGAAGAGGATCAACAAGGATTAGCTCACCTTATTGAACATATGGCTTTCAATGGAACAGAACATTTCGCCAAACAGGAATTAGTGGATTATTTTGAGATGGTTGGAATGGACTTTGGTCCTGAAATCAATGCCTACACTAGTTTTGATGAAACAGTGTACATGCTTCGTATCCCCGCAGATGATCCAGAGATTCTGGATAAAGCCCTTCTTGTCCTTCATGATTGGGCTACCTCAATAAGTTTTGATCCTGAAGAAGTGGATAAGGAACGGGGTGTTGTTACAGAAGAATGGCGTCTAGGACGTGGGGCTCAGGGTCGTATACAGGATCAGCAATTTCCTGTTCTATTTGATGGATCCCGGTATGCAGATCGTCTTCCCATAGGACATATGGATGTTGTGGCGAATGCACCTGTACAGAGATTAAAAGACTTTTATCATAAATGGTATCGACCAGAATTAATGTCGATCATTGTCGTGGGAGATGTGGATCAGGACACAGTAATTAAAAAGATCAAAGAGCAATTTGACTATCCCTCACAGGGCGGGCCGGAAAGACCTTCTTATCCTGTTCCTGATAACAAGGATATAAATATCAATATCACAACTGATCCTGAAACCTCCTACAATCAGGTAGAAGTGTATTACAAACAAGATCCTAAGGATTTCTTCACAAGAGGGGATTATAGAGAGACTATCAAACAAGCTTTACAATTCCGTATGCTTAATAAAAGATTAGCTGAGATCCTTCAGGAAGAAAATCCTCCCTTCCTTGATGTGAGCACAGGTTCACAGCGTTTTGTGAGAAATAAAGATTTGGGGTATCTCATCGCCATAGCTCCAAGTGGGGGCATCGATACAAGTCTCAGGGCTTTATTAGAAGAATCAGAACGGGTCAAACGTTATGGATTTACCCAAGCAGAATTAGATAGAGAAAAGAACAATCTCCTCTCTTCCATGCGGCAATACTATTTAGAAAAAGAGAATATACCATCTTCTTCTCTTGCGGATGAACTAAAACGTCACTATTTATTTGGCGAACCAATTCCGGGAATTGAAGTTGAGTATCAGCTGTATAAAGATTTCCTTCCCGGCATATCTCTAAAAGAAATGAATCAATTTGTCTCCAATTGGCTAGACGATGTTGGTCCTGTAGTTCTCATCTCGGCACCAGAGGGGGAAATGATTCCTACAGAAAGTGATGTGGAAGGAATTTTTAATCAGGTTAAGTCAGAAGATTTAAAACCCTATGCTCTTATGGCAGATGATAGAGAATTAATGGAAAACATACCTACTCCCGGAGCTATCCTGGATGAACAAAAATATCCTGCTACAGGAATCACCAGATGGACCTTATCTAATGGAGCCCAGGTTATTGTAAAGCCAACAGATTTTATGGACAACCAAGTCCTCTTTTATGCTGTAAGTCCCGGTGGTTCTTCTCTTGTGAAGGATAGGGACTACTTATCTTCCCAGTTTGCTATGGCCATTGCCAGTCAATCTGGTCTTAATGGTTTTAATTCCATTGAGCTACAAAACCTTTTGGCAGGCAAGTCTGTCAAAGTAAACTCCTGGATTCATGACTATTATGAAGGAGTCTCCGGTCAGTATAGTCCTGAAGATGGGACAACCTTCTTCCAGCTTGTTAATCTATCATTCACAAAGCAGATGTATACAAAACAGGCTTTTAATTCGCTTATGAACCGTTACTCTAGTTTTCTGGAAAATAAAGAAAATGATCCACAAACCATATTTAGTGACCGTCTACGTGTACTGACTTCAGGGGGGCATTTCAGATATAGACCTTTGACCTCCTCTTTGTTGAGTGAAGTAAAACTTGAGCAGGCTCAAAAGATTGGTGAAGAGAGATTCGCCAATGCTGCTGATTTTACATTCTTCTTTGTAGGTAACATTGATATGAAAGAACTCAAAGAAGAAGTCTCTACCTATATAGCCAGTCTGCCCGCCACAACAAAACGAGAATCTTTTGTGGATCAAAATGTTAACTTTCCTAAAGGTATAACCGAAGAGACCATACACAAAGGATTGGAGCCTCAAAGCCGAGTTCACCTTACTTTCTCCGGAGATTTTACTCCAGGGAAATGGCAAAAAGATCTCTTTGAAGCGGCCCGTCATGTCTTAGCCCTTAGACTTCATGAAAAGATTCGGGAAGATATGAGTGGAACCTATGGGGTCCGAGTCTCTGGTGCTGCCACAGATGTACCTAATGATCACTTTTCCTTAAATATAGATTTTGGCTGTGAACCGGGACGGGAAGAGGAACTAACTGCCGCTGTATTCGATGAGATCAAAAAGCTTGCCAGTGGTGTTGTTCAGGAGAAAAATATCGTAAAGGTAAAAGAAGGACTCATTAGAGATCAGGAGAAGGGATTAAAAGAAAACTCCTACTGGTTATCCCAAATGATTGATCTGGAATTAGATGGTAAGGATTTTGATGTCATTATGGAGGAATCTAAAATCATAGATCAGATCACTCCTGCCAATATATCACGAATGATTAAGACCTATATAAATCCTGATCATTATGTCAAACTGATCTTAACACCTGAAGATAAGTAA
- a CDS encoding GGDEF domain-containing protein codes for MIDTFDIMETPSVITTMDGKITRSNPAFLKMFNINEVMALDHRIQEFIYPKDLSLHHSECERLFAAKKSSFTQRCRVFPNEGDIFWVDAMVSIMIEENIPKAYLYTFHDVHDLVVTKERLEKLSTKDELTGAYREEYFFDLKLNNEWARWIRYKRPFALVYIDLDMLHHINVQIGRRAGDYALKSLAEKVTHLIRENDFLGRVQGGEFVLFLAETIEPEGVAKRIHEEIRKIVILEEDQETSFTVSIGAATVLTDDRSITDVLERAKKMLHRAKEQGKNQVHVTTGNS; via the coding sequence ATGATTGATACCTTTGACATAATGGAAACTCCAAGCGTCATTACGACTATGGACGGTAAAATAACCAGGTCAAACCCAGCTTTTCTGAAGATGTTTAATATCAATGAAGTCATGGCCCTGGATCATCGTATTCAAGAGTTTATTTATCCCAAAGATCTAAGTCTTCATCATTCGGAATGCGAACGATTGTTTGCTGCAAAGAAAAGCAGTTTCACCCAGCGATGTCGGGTTTTTCCAAATGAAGGAGACATCTTCTGGGTTGATGCTATGGTAAGTATAATGATTGAAGAAAATATTCCCAAAGCTTATCTCTATACCTTTCATGATGTTCATGACCTGGTGGTGACAAAAGAAAGATTGGAAAAGTTATCCACCAAAGATGAATTAACAGGAGCTTATAGAGAAGAGTACTTCTTTGATCTTAAGTTGAACAATGAATGGGCTAGATGGATCCGATACAAAAGACCATTTGCTCTGGTTTATATTGATCTGGATATGCTTCATCATATTAATGTCCAAATAGGTAGACGAGCAGGGGATTATGCCTTAAAAAGTTTGGCTGAAAAGGTAACCCATTTAATACGTGAGAATGACTTCCTGGGTCGTGTTCAGGGCGGTGAATTTGTGCTTTTCCTTGCAGAAACTATAGAACCTGAAGGGGTAGCCAAACGCATTCATGAAGAGATAAGAAAAATTGTCATACTGGAAGAGGATCAGGAAACGTCTTTTACTGTTAGTATAGGAGCCGCCACTGTTCTTACTGACGACAGAAGTATTACAGATGTTCTGGAAAGGGCAAAAAAAATGTTGCACAGAGCCAAAGAACAAGGTAAAAACCAAGTTCATGTGACTACTGGCAACAGTTAA
- a CDS encoding DEAD/DEAH box helicase, protein MEKTFAELGLKAEILERLNEIGYEKPTPVQGQAIPYILDSDKDLIALAHTGTGKTAAFGLPILNKVDVNVKTPQALILSPTRELCLQIAKDLESYSAKMRGLRVTSVYGGANISTQIRELRNGTHIVVATPGRILDLLNRGKVDFTQIKILVLDEADEMLNMGFKDDLDSILASIPEGKRTCLFSATMPEEIRRIGKNYMVDPETIRASNINKPTGNIKHQYYLVRASDRYAALKRTIDSNPGLYGIVFCRTKRGTQEVADWLVKDKYRAEALHGDLSQAQRDYVMHKFRQGALSLLVATDVAARGIDVNSLTHVFHFDLPDEGETYRHRSGRTGRAGKEGISISLITPSEHRKLKKIERSLGARMERMEVPTGEEVCQNQLLALVDRVQNAEVDTNLIQEFWPILKERLETMDFEDVIQRFFSLEFQSYLREYKDAPDIRTAKSYGEGRESSYGDSRSRITQSRDQQTLEINIGRRDKITVPKLLEIINKTVGRGHIPIGAIDLLRNQSRFQVPNKYADLILRSFKGAEHHGRSISVTIAENNGRSTQQRRYRDNRRKTERYRK, encoded by the coding sequence TTGGAAAAAACTTTCGCAGAACTCGGCCTCAAAGCCGAAATTCTCGAGCGACTTAATGAGATTGGCTATGAAAAACCAACGCCAGTCCAAGGCCAGGCAATACCATACATTTTAGACAGTGATAAAGATCTTATTGCCTTAGCTCATACAGGGACAGGGAAAACAGCAGCTTTTGGTTTGCCTATTTTAAATAAGGTTGATGTTAATGTTAAAACACCTCAAGCTTTGATTCTGTCGCCTACTAGGGAATTGTGTTTGCAAATCGCTAAGGACCTTGAAAGCTACTCAGCCAAGATGCGAGGCTTAAGGGTTACCTCTGTTTATGGTGGGGCTAATATCTCTACTCAAATTAGAGAATTACGTAATGGGACCCATATTGTGGTCGCAACACCGGGACGTATCTTAGATTTACTTAATAGGGGCAAAGTTGATTTCACACAAATCAAGATACTTGTATTAGATGAAGCTGATGAGATGCTTAACATGGGGTTCAAAGATGATTTGGATTCTATACTGGCTTCTATTCCTGAAGGAAAAAGAACCTGTTTATTCTCAGCTACTATGCCAGAAGAAATCAGACGAATTGGTAAAAACTACATGGTTGATCCTGAGACCATCCGTGCCAGCAATATCAACAAACCAACTGGTAATATCAAACATCAGTATTATCTTGTAAGAGCTAGTGATCGATACGCGGCTCTTAAACGTACCATTGATTCTAATCCAGGATTGTATGGAATCGTTTTTTGCAGAACCAAACGTGGAACTCAGGAAGTAGCAGATTGGCTTGTTAAAGATAAATATCGTGCAGAAGCTCTTCATGGTGATTTAAGTCAAGCACAACGTGATTATGTTATGCATAAGTTCCGTCAAGGAGCTCTTTCACTCTTGGTTGCAACAGATGTTGCCGCTCGAGGGATTGATGTAAACAGCTTAACTCACGTCTTTCACTTTGATCTTCCCGATGAAGGGGAAACATACAGACATAGATCTGGTAGAACAGGTAGAGCTGGTAAAGAAGGAATTAGTATAAGTTTGATCACTCCTTCTGAGCATCGTAAGCTAAAGAAGATTGAAAGAAGTTTAGGTGCTCGTATGGAACGAATGGAAGTTCCTACTGGAGAAGAGGTTTGTCAAAATCAATTATTGGCTCTGGTAGATAGAGTGCAAAATGCTGAAGTTGACACTAATCTTATTCAGGAATTCTGGCCCATCCTTAAGGAACGCCTGGAGACCATGGACTTCGAAGATGTGATCCAACGATTCTTCTCCTTAGAATTCCAATCCTATCTAAGGGAATACAAAGATGCCCCTGATATTAGAACAGCCAAGAGTTATGGTGAAGGTCGTGAGAGTAGTTATGGTGATTCAAGATCCCGAATTACGCAAAGCCGTGATCAGCAAACATTGGAAATCAATATCGGACGTCGAGATAAGATTACCGTACCCAAATTATTGGAAATCATCAATAAAACAGTAGGCCGAGGACATATTCCTATTGGCGCTATTGATTTGTTACGTAACCAGAGTAGATTTCAGGTTCCTAACAAATATGCGGATTTAATCCTACGATCTTTTAAAGGTGCAGAGCATCATGGTCGTAGCATTAGTGTTACTATTGCTGAGAACAATGGTCGCTCCACTCAGCAACGTCGATACCGGGATAATAGACGTAAAACTGAACGATATAGGAAATAA